The following coding sequences lie in one Rutidosis leptorrhynchoides isolate AG116_Rl617_1_P2 chromosome 4, CSIRO_AGI_Rlap_v1, whole genome shotgun sequence genomic window:
- the LOC139841774 gene encoding 2-oxoglutarate-dependent dioxygenase 11-like has translation MSTAASLTLKSSIPVPSVKELVSQPLDTVPHRYLRNIDADYPTATLFSGDSSLHVPVIDLIKLTDPQFQQSELQNLDNACKNWGIFQLVGHGVSHESIKSMDGKIKEFFDRPPEEKKRYAQKPGSLEGYGQAFVISEDQKLEWCDMILLKAIPTDTRKLEFWPEQSPHKFR, from the exons ATGTCAACGGCGGCGAGTTTGACTTTAAAATCATCAATCCCAGTCCCAAGTGTCAAAGAACTCGTATCTCAGCCTCTCGACACCGTGCCCCACCGCTACCTCCGAAACATCGACGCCGACTACCCAACCGCCACCCTTTTCTCTGGCGACTCTTCACTTCATGTCCCTGTAATAGATCTGATCAAACTCACTGACCCTCAGTTTCAACAATCTGAACTTCAAAATCTCGATAATGCTTGCAAAAATTGGGGCATCTTTCAG TTAGTTGGTCATGGAGTTTCTCACGAATCGATAAAAAGTATGGATGGAAAAATTAAAGAGTTTTTTGACCGGCCCCCTGAAGAAAAAAAACGGTATGCACAAAAACCTGGAAGCTTAGAAGGTTATGGTCAAGCTTTTGTGATATCCGAAGACCAAAAGCTTGAATGGTGTGACATGATATTACTCAAGGCTATTCCTACCGACACCCGAAAATTAGAGTTTTGGCCTGAACAATCGCCACATAAATTCCGGTAA